The Streptomyces sp. GSL17-111 region CCGATCTTCGTCCACAACGTGGTGGTGAAGACCGTCGTGTAGTCCAGGGACCGATACCACAGCCAGTCGGTCCAGAACCCGGCGAACATGACGAAAAGCATGGCCAGCACGGCCAGTACGCCTGCTGTCACCAGCAGCGTCTTGGCGCGCCGGGATGGCTGGCCGACTCTGATCCGTGGCCCGGTGGGGCCCCCTGAGCCCCGGTCCGGCATCTGGAAAGCCAAGGTGCGCACCTCGAAGATCGCGATGGATGATGCGGCCCCGTAACGGCAGGGCTCACTCTGGTCAACTTAACGAAGCTTTACTCGGTTCCCGTTCCCGGGGCATCAGAAGGCACGATATGGGCATGAGCAACCTTCCCCTGGACGGAACCCCCCTGGCCGCGTCACCGCTGACCCGCGCCGTGCTGGAAATCGACGAGTACGCCTCCGGTCTCGGCTGGGACCAGCCCGCCCGCCTCTTCGCCCTCGTCGACACCGCGCAGCTCCAGGCCGATGAGCCGGAGCTGGCGGAACGCCTCGGGCTCGCCGGCCCGGACGCCGACACCGACCCCGGCCCCGACGCGGGCCGACCGACCACCGGACTCACCCCCATCGAGCAGGACGAACTGCCGGACGGGCTGCCGCTGGACGAGTTCCTCGGCACCATCGCCTGGCCGGACGCGGTCACGGGCTGCGCCCTGACCGTCGAACGGCTGATGCTTCCGCCGACGGCCGAGGGCTCCGTCCCCACCGACCTGGACGACGAGCAGCTGGCGGCGTGGGT contains the following coding sequences:
- a CDS encoding PPA1309 family protein: MSNLPLDGTPLAASPLTRAVLEIDEYASGLGWDQPARLFALVDTAQLQADEPELAERLGLAGPDADTDPGPDAGRPTTGLTPIEQDELPDGLPLDEFLGTIAWPDAVTGCALTVERLMLPPTAEGSVPTDLDDEQLAAWVARHPERQEVRMTVAVLRDGEREAALRLREKDAATEVLTGSNLVPGLAEALTATFTG